A window of the Streptomyces albireticuli genome harbors these coding sequences:
- a CDS encoding zinc-binding dehydrogenase, translated as MFAAYAVRTDRDQPLEGLELGQRPEPEAPPGWTVVNVKAASLNHHDLWSLRGVGLSDEVLPMILGCDAAGLDEDGNEVVVHSVIGQSGHGVGPREQRSILTERYQGTFAERVAVPAWNVLPKPKELSFAEAACLPTAWLTAYRMLFTNAGVRPGQSVLVQGAGGGVATAAIALGAAAGLRVFATSRDEAKRRRAVELGAEGAYEPGARLPHRVDAVIETVGAATWSHSVKSLKPGGTLVISGATSGPNPPAAELNRIFFLELKVVGSTMGTKDELADLLSFCAATGLRPVIDSVLPLDRAREGFEKMAGGDLFGKVVLTV; from the coding sequence ATGTTCGCCGCCTATGCCGTACGCACCGACCGTGACCAGCCCCTCGAAGGACTTGAGTTGGGCCAGCGCCCCGAGCCCGAGGCGCCGCCGGGATGGACGGTCGTCAACGTCAAGGCGGCGTCCCTCAACCACCACGACCTGTGGTCGCTGCGCGGTGTCGGCCTCTCCGACGAGGTGCTCCCGATGATCCTCGGCTGTGACGCGGCGGGCCTCGACGAGGACGGCAACGAGGTCGTCGTCCACTCCGTCATCGGCCAGAGCGGCCACGGCGTGGGCCCGCGCGAGCAGCGCTCCATCCTCACCGAGCGCTACCAGGGCACCTTCGCCGAGCGCGTCGCCGTCCCCGCGTGGAACGTGCTGCCGAAGCCGAAGGAGCTGTCCTTCGCGGAGGCGGCCTGTCTGCCGACCGCCTGGCTGACCGCGTACCGGATGCTGTTCACCAACGCCGGCGTCCGCCCCGGCCAGAGCGTCCTCGTCCAGGGCGCCGGCGGCGGGGTCGCCACCGCGGCGATCGCCCTGGGCGCCGCGGCCGGGCTGCGGGTCTTCGCGACCAGCCGGGACGAGGCCAAGCGCCGGCGTGCCGTGGAGCTCGGCGCCGAGGGGGCCTACGAGCCGGGGGCGCGGCTGCCGCACCGCGTCGACGCCGTGATCGAGACCGTGGGCGCCGCCACCTGGTCGCACTCGGTCAAGTCCCTCAAGCCCGGCGGCACCCTGGTGATCTCCGGGGCCACCAGCGGCCCCAACCCGCCCGCCGCCGAACTCAACCGCATCTTCTTCCTGGAGCTGAAGGTCGTCGGCTCGACCATGGGCACCAAGGACGAGCTCGCGGACCTGCTCTCCTTCTGCGCCGCCACCGGCCTGCGACCGGTGATCGACTCCGTCCTGCCGCTCGACCGGGCGCGCGAGGGCTTCGAGAAGATGGCCGGTGGCGACCTGTTCGGCAAGGTCGTGCTGACGGTATGA
- a CDS encoding TolB family protein, which yields MRRSGRVTVVVALLGSCAAALPATAAAGEARPARTAVVSAAADGTWADGESLNASVSADGRFAVFESRATNLVPGKPDLRNVYVKDLRSGALEQVSVATGGGRADGPSYNASISGDGRYVVFTSEAGNLAPGQNPAGGLDVFVRDRRTGRTEALLTNASGTPAGNRDPSISADGRFVAFASTRSDLVPGDTNEVADVFVQDRVRGTVRRVSVAEDGSQANGFSASPVISADGGTVGFRSAAVLVPDPEGGTELLAPHPRARAFYVHDLRTGRTQRGAQALDGGPVAATGSIALSPDGRYALYSSVSASIVPDDTNGRTDAFAKDLRTGRTQRLSVAPDGSQANDGSYDGAVLSADGRTAYFTSTATNLVPGDTNGHQDLFARDLRTGAVERVDLAPDGGQDDGDASGVSVDLVGRVVVFGSSGSNLVAGDVNGVHDVFQRRVG from the coding sequence ATGCGTCGCTCCGGACGCGTCACCGTCGTGGTGGCGCTCTTGGGAAGCTGTGCCGCGGCCCTGCCCGCCACGGCGGCCGCGGGTGAGGCGCGCCCGGCGCGCACGGCCGTGGTGAGCGCGGCCGCCGACGGGACGTGGGCGGACGGCGAGTCGCTCAACGCGAGCGTCAGCGCCGACGGCCGGTTCGCGGTGTTCGAGTCGCGGGCCACCAACCTGGTGCCGGGGAAGCCGGACCTCCGCAACGTCTATGTCAAGGACCTGCGTTCGGGCGCCCTGGAGCAGGTGAGCGTCGCCACCGGCGGCGGCCGGGCCGACGGGCCCTCGTACAACGCCTCGATCAGCGGGGACGGCCGGTACGTCGTCTTCACCTCGGAGGCCGGGAACCTCGCGCCGGGCCAGAACCCGGCGGGCGGCCTCGACGTCTTCGTCCGCGACCGCCGGACGGGCCGGACGGAGGCCCTGCTGACCAACGCGTCGGGGACGCCGGCCGGCAACCGCGATCCCTCGATCAGCGCCGACGGCCGGTTCGTCGCCTTCGCGTCCACCCGGAGCGACCTGGTGCCGGGCGACACCAACGAGGTCGCGGACGTCTTCGTCCAGGACCGGGTGCGGGGCACCGTCCGGCGGGTGAGCGTCGCCGAGGACGGCTCCCAGGCGAACGGCTTCTCCGCCTCCCCGGTGATCAGCGCGGACGGCGGCACGGTCGGCTTCAGGAGCGCGGCCGTCCTGGTCCCCGACCCGGAGGGCGGCACGGAGCTCCTGGCGCCGCACCCGAGGGCTCGCGCGTTCTACGTCCACGACCTGCGCACCGGCCGCACCCAGCGGGGCGCCCAGGCCCTCGACGGCGGCCCCGTGGCGGCCACGGGGAGCATCGCGCTCAGCCCCGACGGGCGGTACGCGCTCTACTCCTCGGTCTCGGCCTCGATCGTGCCGGACGACACCAACGGCCGGACGGACGCCTTCGCCAAGGACCTGCGCACCGGTCGTACCCAGCGGCTCAGCGTCGCCCCCGACGGCTCACAGGCGAACGACGGCTCCTACGACGGCGCGGTCCTGAGCGCCGACGGCCGGACGGCGTACTTCACGTCCACGGCGACGAACCTGGTGCCCGGCGACACCAACGGCCACCAGGACCTGTTCGCCCGCGACCTGCGCACGGGGGCCGTGGAGCGGGTCGATCTGGCGCCGGACGGGGGGCAGGACGACGGGGACGCGAGTGGGGTGTCGGTGGATCTGGTGGGGCGGGTCGTGGTGTTCGGGAGTTCGGGGAGCAATTTGGTGGCGGGTGATGTGAACGGGGTGCATGACGTGTTTCAGCGGCGGGTGGGGTAG